Within Vannielia litorea, the genomic segment ACGCGCCAGTTGAAGCTGCCGCCAACCTCGTTGAAGAACCTGTCCATCTCCGGCCCCTCGGCCGCAATGGCATCCAGGGCGGCCTGAAGCTGCGGAGCCACGCAGTAACGCCCGCTTGCCGAAAATCGCGCGCTCCGGCCTGCGCCCCGATAGTCCGTGCGCAGCAGCTCGCCGGCCACCTCCTTCTCGCTCTGCCCGTAGAGCGCACGCATCAACCCCTCGTGCCTCGCCCGTCCCGGATCGTTCCACGGCGTCAGGCGCTGGTCGAGATCGAAGGCCAGCGGATAGGCGTCGCTGAACATCTCCGCAATCGACGGGTCCGCGAGGCGCTCGCGCGGGGGGCGGCCGGCGTCCTGCCCGAGCGGCAGCACGGTGCCACTCACCCGCACCGATCCCTTCGCCTCGTCCACCTGCAGCCCCGGATAGGCCAGCTCCAGCGCAACGGCTATCGCAGGGCGCTCGCCGAATGCCGGCAAAGGCAGGGCCAGGAAATCCCGAACCTCGCAAGCGGCAGCGGACACGCTCGGCAAGATCCCCAGGGCAAGGGACAGCGCAACAAGCCTCGATCTCAACATCCGTTGGCCTGCTCCGCCGCCTTGAGGCGGGCAACCTCGCGCTCCTCCGCCGCCGTCAGCACCGGAGAGCGCGTCGTGCAGCGGCTGGTGTCAAAAACCGACCGGGCACGCGCGGAGGAAAAGCAAAAGCCCCTGTTGTGGAAGATCAGGTTGCGCTCATACCACAGCCGCGTGCAGATATCGCCACTGGTCAGCGGGCTCGGCGGTGACGGCTCGGCAGCGGGCGCAGGCTCAGGCTCAGGCGCAGGCGCGGCTCTCGCGTTCTGGAGCACCGCGAGCCTGTCCTGTGCGGCGGCCACGAAGATCGGGCAGTCGGGATACTTGCCGATGAACGCCTGCAGCGCGGCAGAGCTCTCGGAGGAGTCGAGCACCTGCCAATCGGCGCGGGCGGCGGTGCAGGGGTCGCTCGGCGGGGCCACGGCCTGCGGCTGCACGGCCTCCTGCGGAACAATCGTCACCGGCTCAACGCTGTCCTCGACGCGGCTGCCGGGGTTGAAGCTGAAGTCGCCCGAAAGCTGGTCGTAGTAGGCCGGAAACTGATTGTGCTGCACGGTGCCGGCCAGCGCCCGCACATCGGTCCGCACCGCCCTCACCAGATCATGGATCGAAAGGCCCTGCTCGCGAAGCCGGGGCAGCAGGGCGCGGGTGAAGACCGAGTTCGGGTCGGGGTCGGAATTCGCCAGCCGGTCCAGCGCGGTCTGCCCGGAGCCTGCGGAGAACAGGATGAAAGACCCCTCGGGCGCGTCCATCCGGGCCAGGCCGCGCGATCCCCCCAGCGATCTCTGACCCTCGCCGGGGAACGGGTTGTTGCGACAGGCATCGAGGATCAGCAAGGTCACCCGCGCGCCCCGCTCCCGGAACGCCCCCAACACCCGGTCGGCCGCGATGCTCTCGCTGGTGACAAAGCTCTCGTCCCCCGGACGAGCCGCAGGCACGTCCGCCGGCAGCAGGTAATTCCGCCCGTTCACCTCGATGCCGTGGCCCGCGAAGTAGAAGACAACCTCGTCGCCGGGCCGGATCTGCGAGGCGACCTGCGAGATCGCCTGGTTGAGCGTGCGGCGATCGGCGTCGATGATGCGGGTCACCTCGAAGCCGATCCGCAGCAGAGTGTCCGATACGGACTTCGCATCGTTCACGGCTTTCTGGAGCGGGGTGACATTGTCGTAGGCGTCGATCCCGATCACCAGCGCCAGCCGCCCGCTGCTCGTGGCGGGCAGGATCACCGCAGAACGGTCCTGGGCCCGCAGATGCGAAGCCGTCGCGAGCAGCACCACGAGGATCGCCGCGAGGTGGGCCCAAGAGCCATGGCGGATCGTTTGACGAACGATACCCATGCGGTCTCCAGTCGATTGTCGTTTTGCACGCCCCCCGGCATGCAGGTCATCCTGCTCGAAACCCAGCATGGGAGAGGATGGAAGTCAAACACGCCGTGCTCTGACGGACATCCGATACGTCGGAAAAGCCGCCAACTCCGAACCGCGCCGCCGGACGGAGCAGGCGCAGCACCCGGTTGAAATCACGGTGCGGGTGAAGGGACTCGAACCCCCACGCCTCGCGGCGCCAGAACCTAAATCTGGTGCGTCTACCAATTCCGCCACACCCGCTTTCCGTGCGAGCGGCTTCTATCAGCGCCCCCTGTGGCAGGAAAGCCGGAAAAACACGCCCCGCCGCCAAAAGGAGTAGCCTTTAAGGCTTCCTTTACGGTAGCGTGAAAGAAAAACGAGGCAGTTTCATAGCGAGCACCCCATGTCTGACATGACGATGGGAGACCTGCGCCGCGCCGCACAGGTGTTCACTCCCGATCTCGGGCCAGCCGGCATATCCGCCAGCGCCCGTATCCTCACCGCGCGTGGTGAGCGGCGCCTGGGCGATCTCGAGCCGGGCGAGCGGATCATCTCGCGCACCTCCGGCATGATCCGGCTGGCCGGGCTGACCCGCTTTGACTGCGAGGCCTGCCCCATCGCGCTGGCGCCCCACGCCCTCGGCAACGGCAGACCTTCCGATCTCGTCCACGTCAGCCCCGCGCAAAAGCTCCTGCTGCGCGACTGGCGGGCCAAGCTGCTCTTCGGCAGCGCCGCCGCATTGGCCCCCGCCGCCGCCCTGGTGGACAATGGCTACATCACCCGCACCCCCCGGCTGACGGGGATGGAGATGGTCACGCTCCACTTCGACGCGCCCCAGATCCTCTATATCGGCATGCTCGAATGCGCCTTCGAGCCCGACGAGGCCTCGCAGGCCGCGTGATCTGAGCGCCGATCCCCGCGCCGTCATCCTCGGGCCTGACCCGAGGACCTCCCGCCACGAGACCCCCGGGTCGAGCCAGAGGATAAAACGTCGCCAACGCCCCCGCAGGCTGCGCATTCAAGGCGCACCTTCCCCGGCCTCCAACCGTGCCAACACCCGCGGCATCATCTCTGGCAGATCCTCCGCAATCAGCCCCGGCCCGAATTCCCGCGCACATTCCACATGCAGCCAGGCCGCCGTCTCCGCCGCCTGCATCGGCGCAAACCCCCGCGCCATCAGCCCGGTGATAAACCCCGCCAGCACATCCCCCGCCCCCGCCGTCGCCAGCCAGGGCGCGGCCCGGTCGTAGACCGCCGCGTTCACCGAACACGCCCCGTCCGGCCCCGCGATCACCGTATCCGGCCCCTTGAACAGCACCACGCAGCCCGCCCGCGCCGCCGCCTCCCGCGCCGCATCCACCTTCGAATAGGCCGGCCCGCGCTCCGCAGGTGCCTCCAGCCTCGAAGCGATATCCGGGAACAGCCGCGCGAACTCCCCGCCATGCGGCGTCAGCACGCAGCCCTCGTGGAGCATTTCAAACAGCGCCTCCGGCGCCTCCGCAAAACCCGTCAGCGCATCCGCATCGAGCACCGTCGCACGACCCGCGCCAAGAACCACCGGCACCATCTCCCGCGCCCGCTCGATCCCCAGCCCCGGCCCGAGGCACACCGCAGTGATCCGCCCGTCCTCCAGCACCCGCGCCAGCGCCGCGCCGTCCCCCACGGCCTGCAACATCACCGCATCCAGCCGCGCCGCGTTCTCCTGCAACGCCCCAGGGCTAGGCGCCACCGTCACTAGCCCCGCGCCAATCCGCAGCGCCCCCCGCGCCGCCATCCGCGCCGCGCCGCCCTTTCCACCGCCTCCCGCAAGCACCAGCGCATGCCCGTGGGTGAACTTGTGCGCGTGCCGGCCGAACGGGTCGACCTTGGTCGCCACGGTCACCACAGGCCCGTCGATCCGCTGCACGATGCCCCTGTCCGCCGCCCCGGCCCGCAGTCCGATGTCCGCCACGGCAACACGGCCGCACACGAAGGGGCCGCGCCCCAGATAGTGCCCCAGCTTGGCGGCATGAAAGGTCACCGTCAGATCAGCCCAGAGCGCATCGCCCGCCAACGCACGTCCGCTGTCGCTGCACAGCCCCGAGGGCAGGTCCACCGCAACAACGCGCGGGCATCCCGGCTCCTGGCGCAGGTCCCATTCCGGCAGCCGCGCGCCAAACCCCGCATCGCGCGACAGCCCCCTAGTCAGGCCGGTTCCGAAGAGCGCATCCACGATCAGATCACAGGACCAGGGGTCGCACCCATCCTCCCAGGCCCGCACCTCCCCCAACTCCCCCCACCGCTCATGATTGACCCGCGCATCCGGCGGCAGCTTCTCCACGTCCCCGTAGAGAAACACCTCCACGTCCCAGCCCCACTCCCGCAGCAGCCGCGCCACCACGAACCCATCCCCCCCATTATTCCCCGGCCCGCACAGCACCACCGCGCGGAACGTCCCCGCCGCCAGCTCCGGCCATTCCTCGAACATCGCCCGCACCACGCCCCGTCCGGCGCGTTCCATCAGCTCCAGCCCGGTGACCTCGCCCGAGGCGATCGCATCCTGTTCGATGCCGCGCATTTGTGCAGATGTCAGAAGTTCCATGCGCCATCCGCCTCAAAAGTTTCCAAACCGCCCACGCGGCAATCGACTTGCATATTTTTTCATCACGCCCGAGAATTCCCCCGATACGCGCACTCACGCAAGAACCGGCCCCGTTGCCGCCACTTGCTGAAAGTGTTCTCACCCCTAGCGGAATGGACATCAAGGGAGTCGGCCAGCCATGAAGAAGATCGAGGCGATCATCAAACCCTTCAAGCTCGACGACGTGAAGGAGGCCCTACAGGCCGTCGGCGTGCAGGGCCTTTCGGTGATCGAAGTCAAGGGCTTCGGCCGCCAGAAGGGGCACACCGAACTCTATCGCGGTGCCGAATACGTGGTGGACTTCCTGCCCAAGGTGAAGATCGAGGTCGTGCTGGCCGATGACCAGCTCGACGGCGCCATCGAGGCGATCATGTCGGCGGCCAAGACCGACAAGATCGGCGACGGAAAGATCTTCGTCTCCACCATCGAACAGGCCATCCGGATCCGCACCGGCGAAGACGGCGAAGACGCGCTCTGAGCGC encodes:
- a CDS encoding M15 family metallopeptidase — protein: MSAAACEVRDFLALPLPAFGERPAIAVALELAYPGLQVDEAKGSVRVSGTVLPLGQDAGRPPRERLADPSIAEMFSDAYPLAFDLDQRLTPWNDPGRARHEGLMRALYGQSEKEVAGELLRTDYRGAGRSARFSASGRYCVAPQLQAALDAIAAEGPEMDRFFNEVGGSFNWRVVAGTGRLSAHSFGIAVDFNTALGGYWRWSGAKEGDAGRFDNTYPEALVRQMERFGFIWGGKWHHFDGMHFEYRPELILHARLRKDPGAN
- a CDS encoding caspase family protein translates to MGIVRQTIRHGSWAHLAAILVVLLATASHLRAQDRSAVILPATSSGRLALVIGIDAYDNVTPLQKAVNDAKSVSDTLLRIGFEVTRIIDADRRTLNQAISQVASQIRPGDEVVFYFAGHGIEVNGRNYLLPADVPAARPGDESFVTSESIAADRVLGAFRERGARVTLLILDACRNNPFPGEGQRSLGGSRGLARMDAPEGSFILFSAGSGQTALDRLANSDPDPNSVFTRALLPRLREQGLSIHDLVRAVRTDVRALAGTVQHNQFPAYYDQLSGDFSFNPGSRVEDSVEPVTIVPQEAVQPQAVAPPSDPCTAARADWQVLDSSESSAALQAFIGKYPDCPIFVAAAQDRLAVLQNARAAPAPEPEPAPAAEPSPPSPLTSGDICTRLWYERNLIFHNRGFCFSSARARSVFDTSRCTTRSPVLTAAEEREVARLKAAEQANGC
- a CDS encoding Hint domain-containing protein; this translates as MSDMTMGDLRRAAQVFTPDLGPAGISASARILTARGERRLGDLEPGERIISRTSGMIRLAGLTRFDCEACPIALAPHALGNGRPSDLVHVSPAQKLLLRDWRAKLLFGSAAALAPAAALVDNGYITRTPRLTGMEMVTLHFDAPQILYIGMLECAFEPDEASQAA
- a CDS encoding bifunctional ADP-dependent NAD(P)H-hydrate dehydratase/NAD(P)H-hydrate epimerase; this translates as MELLTSAQMRGIEQDAIASGEVTGLELMERAGRGVVRAMFEEWPELAAGTFRAVVLCGPGNNGGDGFVVARLLREWGWDVEVFLYGDVEKLPPDARVNHERWGELGEVRAWEDGCDPWSCDLIVDALFGTGLTRGLSRDAGFGARLPEWDLRQEPGCPRVVAVDLPSGLCSDSGRALAGDALWADLTVTFHAAKLGHYLGRGPFVCGRVAVADIGLRAGAADRGIVQRIDGPVVTVATKVDPFGRHAHKFTHGHALVLAGGGGKGGAARMAARGALRIGAGLVTVAPSPGALQENAARLDAVMLQAVGDGAALARVLEDGRITAVCLGPGLGIERAREMVPVVLGAGRATVLDADALTGFAEAPEALFEMLHEGCVLTPHGGEFARLFPDIASRLEAPAERGPAYSKVDAAREAAARAGCVVLFKGPDTVIAGPDGACSVNAAVYDRAAPWLATAGAGDVLAGFITGLMARGFAPMQAAETAAWLHVECAREFGPGLIAEDLPEMMPRVLARLEAGEGAP
- a CDS encoding P-II family nitrogen regulator, giving the protein MKKIEAIIKPFKLDDVKEALQAVGVQGLSVIEVKGFGRQKGHTELYRGAEYVVDFLPKVKIEVVLADDQLDGAIEAIMSAAKTDKIGDGKIFVSTIEQAIRIRTGEDGEDAL